The DNA segment GGCATTGGTAATCACGACGATCTTGATGTTGGGCAGCCCGGCCTCCGGCCCGGAGTGCTGGACGGCTCCGGGCGCCGCCCCTCTCGCTCCCGCTGGTCGCTCGCGCGCTCCGGCCTCCGGCCCGGAGTGCTGGACGGCCCCTCCGGGGGGCAGCCCTTGCGGGAACTGGGTTCCCGCACTCTCGCCTGCGGCTCGCGGGCTGCCACCGGGCGCCGCCCCTCTCGCTCCCGTTGGTCGCTCGCGCGCTCCGGCCTCATCACGCAGGGCAATCGTGCGCTCCACGACAGCCTTGAAGTTGCGGAACGAGGTTGGTTCGCCATCGCCCGAAAAGGCAATGTCGGTGACGCGCAGCGCCCCGCCGTCCGGCGCGGCCCGCCCGGCAAAGCGGGCATCGAGCAGCAGTTCGCCGCTCTGCGCCATTGCCAGCGCCGCGCGCATTTCGGTGGTCAGCGCCTCCAGGTCCACATCCTTGATGAGCGGGGCCATGCGGCGATTGACTTCGCAGTAGATGCAGCCGAAGTTGCAAATCTTATCAACGTTGAGGTTGACGCCAATCGAGACGCCGCCGGTGCGCCGCGCCAGTACCGGATAGATATAGCGATTCTGTCGCCAGAGCCGCGACGAATCCATGACCACTACCGGACCCTGCGGCGCACTTTTGGCCTGATCCGATGATGGTTGCTTTCCACGCTGGCTGTCCATGCGTAATTGGCCCTCTTTCTGCTAGATGCCTGGAAGCACCTGGAAGTACCTGGAAGCGCCTGTCGCTTTCATCATACCATGCGCGACAAGGCAGCGTCAGAAGGGCTGCGTGATGGTCTGCGGCGGCTTCGCGCGCGGCGGCGATTTTGGCGAACGCCCAGGCATGTTACTTACCACAGAGATTGCTCGTTTTCTATCTCAGACCGATTGTATGACAGCATCGAGAGAGGCTATTGTCCGGGGTCGTCAGAGCATGGTCGCAGGCTAATCGGCCCAGACAGATGAAAAGGGGCCAGCTATGGATCCGACAATCGAAGGGTTTGAGCAGATCGCCAACGCGCTGCTGGAGATGCGCCAGCGGATGCAGGCGCTCGTTGCGGAAAACCGCCAGCTTCAAGAAGAATTGGCGGCGCTCCGGCGGGGCGTCGGCGTCCTGGTGGTGGTGGAGGGCCAGTCGTTTCCACTCCTCACCGGGACGCCAACGCCAGCCGACCCTATTCGCACGCCCTTCTAGCGCCCTGTCCTTTTCTTCTTTCTTCTTGATGAAAGGGCCGCCGCATACCCCCGTCTTCAGGCGGGGTCAGGAGGCCCACCGCTTGGCAAGATTACAAAGCGATGATATACTATCATCATGAACAACGATGCCAAACTGAAACGCACGACCATCTATATCTCACCGGAACTTCAAGCAGCCTTACGAGCCTTGGGCAAGGCCCATAAGCGCTCCTTTACCGGCGAAGTGTTGTGGGCGTTAGAGCAGTATGTGCTGGCCCACCAGAAGGGACCAGCGCGTGCCGAGTAGGAAGACGTTCAAATACCGTATCTCCCCAACAGCCAGGCAAGAACAGACGCTGCTGTTCTTTCTGCGGCGCTGTCGTGACCTGTACAACGCGGGGCTGGAACAACGCCGCACCTACTATCAGATGCGCCACGCCTCGCTTTCCTGCTATGCCCAAATCAACGAGTTGCCCGACCTGAAGCAGACGTACCCCGCCTATCAAGACGTTCCCTCGCATGTCCTGCAAGACGTGCTGCGCCGCCTGGACAAAGCCTTTGCCGCCTTCTTCCGCCGCATCAGGAATGGGGACACCCCTGGCTACCCGCGTTTCAAGAGTGCCACCCGCTATCAGAGTTTCACCTATCCTGACGTGGCTGGCTGGAAGCTGCACGGGGACCGCCTGGCGCTGGCTGGTGTGGGCGACGTGAAAGTCAGGCTGCATCGGGAGATGCAGCGTACAATCAAAACTGTCACCATCCGGCGCGATATAGACCAATGGTACGTCACGTTCTCCTGTGAGGTGGCCGAGGAACCTCCCTTGCCGCCCACTACTGCCGCCGTTGGGCTGGACCTGGGTGTGCTGCATTTTGCCACGTTGTCTACAGGCGAGCAGATCGAGAACCCCCGGCAGTATCGCAAAGGCTTGAAGCGTCTCAAGCGGCTGAGCCAGGTCAAGGACCGGCGGAAATATGGCAGTCATCGCAGAAAACGAGCGGCTATCGCGCTGGCAAAGGCACATCGCAAGGTCCGCAACCAACGGCACAACTTTCATCATCAGCTTTCCCGCCGCCTGGTGGATGAGTACGGGCTACTGGCGATGGAAGACCTGTCTATCCTCAATATGACCGCCACGCCGGAAGCCAAACCGGACCCAGACCACGAGGGCGCGTATCTGCCCAATGGGGCGGCGGCCAAGGCGGGCTTAAATCAATCCATCCTAGATGCTGGTTGGGGTCAGTTCCAACAGTTCTGCATCGTCAAGGCTGAGAGGGCCGGGCGGCGCGTGGTGTTGGTAGACCCCAAGTACACCAGCCAGCTTTGCAGCGGGTGTGGAACCATCGTGAAAAAGGAACTCTCCGAACGCTGGCACTCCTGCGCATGCGGCGCAGAGCTAGACCGGGACCACAACGCGGCACTCAACATGTTGTTCCGGGGCCAGGAAGTGGCCCACGATGCTACGGCGTCGTAGAAGCCCACTGCTTTAACTGTGGGTACTTCACATGATGGGCATCGAGTTGCTGGCGTCGTTTGCCACCGCCCGCGAAAAGGGCTTGCAGCGCCGGGAAGCGGCCACCTGGAAGAAGAGAAGGAGGCGCGGATGCAGATCATCAACACGGTTGCCGAGATGCAGGCTCTGGCGCGGCGCTGGGCGACGGACGAAAGCGTTGGCCTTGTCCCGACGATGGGCTATCTCCACGATGGGCATCTCTCTCTGGCACGCGCTGCCCGCCAGGAATGCGCGCGGGTCGTCGTCAGCATTTTCGTCAATCCCACGCAGTTTGGCCCACGCGAAGACCTTTCGCGCTACCCGCGCGACCTGCCGCGCGATCTGGCGCTGCTGGAACAGGCGGGCGCTGACTACATCTTCACGCCTGCCGCTGATGATGTCTACGCGCCTGGGTTCGCGTGCTATGTAGACCCCGTTGGGCCGCTGGTTGAGCGCCTGGAGGGCGCGAGCCGCCCCGGCCACTTTCGCGGTGTTGCCACTGTCGTTGCCAAGCTCTTTCAGGTTGTCTGCCCTCAGCGCGCCTATTTCGGCCAGAAAGACGCCCAGCAGGTGGCGGTGATCCGTCAGCTTATTGTCGATCTGCATTTTGCCCTGACGCTGCGTGTCCTGCCGACGGTGCGCGAAGCTGATGGCCTTGCTATGAGCAGCCGCAACGCGTATCTCTCGCCTGAAGAACGCCAGGCCGCCACGATTCTCTACCAGGCTCTTCAAGAGGCGCGGCGGCTGGTTGACGCTGGCGAACAGAATACCGACATCCTGCGCGCCGCGCTTGCCCGCGTCATCGCCCGCGAGCCGCGCGCCCACCTGGATTACGCCGATGTGTGCGACCCCAACACGATGCTGGCCTTGCCACGCATCGCGCCAGACCAGCCAGTCTTGCTGGCGCTGGCGGCGAGGGTTGGCCCGGCGCGGCTGATTGATAACTTCCTGCGCCACTCTGATGGGGCGTGGGATGGCGATTGAGGGCTGTTACTGCTAGCGCCGCCAGAGACGGTGGCGCTAGCAGTAATTGGAAAAGAGAAAGGAACCCTATGGACGATTGTGTCTTTTGCAAAATTATTGCGGGCCAGATTCCTGCTGCGGTAGTCTATCGAGACGAGACGGTCATGGCTTTTATGAGCCTGCAACAATTGACAGAGGGGCATACGCTGGTAATCCCCATTCGGCATTTCAGAAACATTTATGAATTGCCTGATGACCTGGCCGGGCCGCTGCTCAGCGCGGCGGCGCGCATTGCGCGGGCGATCAAGCGCGAGTTTAAGCCAGATGGGATGTGGGTGTCGCAGTTCAACGAGCCAGCCGCAGGCCAGAGCGTCTTTCACTTCCATATTCATGTCATCCCGCGCTACCTCAACGACGCGGCGCTGAAGGGCTTCAGATTGCCTGAGCCGTCTGATATGGCGACGCTGCAAGCTCTCGCGGCGCGTGTACAGGCGGGGCTGGCCTGATCGAGACCGGATCAGAGCAGCAGGGGCGCGGACCTGTTCGATGGGGCTGTGCCCCTGCTGCTATCCGGCGGTGAAACGTGTTTACACGCTTTGAAACCCTCGACGCTCTGCAACGCGCATGTTACAATACCTATATTGGGCTGTTTCTCTCCTTCTCCGAGAGGGAGTATTGCTGTGCTGACGCGCGTGTGACGCCCTGGGGCGCGCAGACCCAAAAAACGCTGGAATGCCTGTTGTGAAGAGCATGGACCTTGCTTGCTAAGGAGTTGGCTTATGACCATACCAAGGGAGGGAACGAAGTTGGACCTGCTGACGGGATTGAACGCGCCGCAGCAGGAAGCAGTGACACACGGCGAAGGGCCGCTGCTGATTCTGGCGGGGCCGGGCAGCGGGAAGACGCGGGTGATTACGCATCGAATCGCCTATCTCTTGCGCGAGCAGGACGTGCCGCCCTGGGGCTTGCTGGCCGTGACTTTTACCAACAAGGCCGCCCGCGAGATGCGCGAGCGATTGGATAAGCTGGTGGGCGCGCGGGCGCGCGATCTGACGATTGGCACCTTCCACGCCATCTGTGCGCGTATCTTACGGCGCGAGGGCAACCAGACCGGAGTCATCCCCTCCAACTTTGCGATCTTCGATGATGACGACCAGACCACGCTGGCAAAGCAGGCGGTTCTGAATCTCGATCTGAATGATAAACAATATCAGCCCCGCAGCATGCTCAGCGCCATTTCGCGGGCGAAAAATGAACTGATGGGGCCGCTGCAATTCGCCGAGCAAGCGCGCAAATACTATGATGAAATCGTGGCGCGCGTCTATAAAGAATACCAACGCTTGCTGCAACACAATAACGCCGTTGATTTCGATGATCTGATCCTGCTGACCCATACCCTCTGGCGGCAGCATCCCGATGTGCTGGAGCGTTATCAGGCGCGCTATCGCTTTTTGCATATTGATGAGTTTCAAGATACGAATATCGCGCAGTATAAGCTGGTAATGCTGCTGGGCAAAGGCACGCCGGAGAACCCCGGCCATCGCAATGTCTGTGTCGTGGGCGATGAGGACCAGGGCATCTATTCCTGGCGCGGCGCAGATGTGCGCAATATCCTGGCTTTCGAGCAAGACTTCCCTGAAGCGCGGGTCATTCTGCTGGAGCAGAACTATCGCTCCACCCAGCCGATCCTCGACGCGGCGCGCCAGGTGGTGCAGCATAACCTTTCGCGCAAGGATAAGCGGCTCTGGACCGAGACCAGGGGCGGCGAACGCATATTGGTCCACGAGGCATATAACGAGGAGGAAGAGGGCCAGTGGGTGGCGAACGAAATCCGCCGCCTGGTGGCGCGGGGTGAGGTGAAGCTGAAGGATTGCGCGGTGATGTACCGGACCAACGCGCAATCGCGGGCCTTGGAAGAGCAGTTTATCCGGGCGGGCGTCCCCTATAAGGTGATCGGATCCAAACGCTTCTATGAGCGCAAAGAAATCAAAGACGTGCTTTCCTATCTGCGGCTGCTGTTGAATCCGTCAGATACCTTTAGCCTGAAGCGCATCATCAACGTTCCCAACCGCAAAATTGGCCCAAAGACGCTGGATGAACTGCTCAAGTGGGCCGATATGCAAAAGCTGCCGGTCTGCGAGGCGCTGCGCACGATTCAAGATCATCCGACGCTGAACACGGCGGGGAAGCGGGCGCTTGTCAATTTCTGCGCGATTCTGGATAATCTGCTGGCTGCGGCAGCCACGGAGCGCCTGCCCGATCTGATCGAGCAGATTCTCAATCAGACCGGCTATCGCTCGGAGTTGAGCGGGGGCAGCGAAGAGGGCGAAGAGCGTCTGCGCAATGTGCGCGAATTGCAGCGGGTGGCAATGGATTATTCCGAGATTGAGCCGGGGACGGCGCTGCAACTGTTTCTGGAGCAGGTGGCGCTGGTCGGCGGGGCCGATGTGGTTCAGACCAGCGGCGATGAGCGGGCCAGACTGGCCCAGGAAGACGCCGACGCCGCCACACTGATTACGCTGCACGCGGCCAAGGGGCTGGAGTTTCCGGCGGTGTTTATCGTCGGGATGGAAGAGGGGTTGCTGCCGCATGGGCGCTCGTTGATGGACATCAAGCAGCTTGAAGAGGAGCGGCGCCTGGCCTATGTGGGCATCACCCGCGCTATGAAGCGGCTCTATCTGGTGCGCGCCTTCCGGCGCACGTTCTATGGCAGCTTTGGCGAGGCGGGCGGTAGTGTGATGGAACCCTCGCGCTTCCTGATGGATATTCCTGAGCATCTGGTGGATGGCCGCCAGAGCATGCCGCGCAGCAGAGCCTCTGGCAGCGTGAGCCTGCCGCGCAGCGTGCCAGGGGGCGCGACGATGGACGCCCCCCCCAGCAATCGCAGCCGGGGCGGCTGGGCTGCCCGCGCCTCTGGCCCAGGTGGCTGGGGCTATTCCAGCCAGATCGCGCGCGAGCTAGCAGAGGATGAGACGCCTTCGGCCACACCAGACCGCCCGCCCGCCGAGCCAAGCGGGCCACAATTTCACGCGGGGGACCGCGTGAAGCATCGCGTCTATGGCGTTGGGACCGTCGTCAGCAGTATGCAGGAACACGATAACGAACTGGTCGAAGTTGATTTTGGCGAGCGTTTTGGCAAAAAGACGCTGGATGTCAGCTTTGCGCGTCTGGAGAAGATGTAATGCAGGAACAGGCAGCAGATGTGACTCTGGAGGATGCGACGGTTGAGGCGCGCGGGCTGCGCTTTCATTATCGGGCATGGCAGCCAGCGGCGGGAGCGGCTTCGGGCCTCCCGCCGCTCTTATTGATTCACGGGCTGGCTTCGGCGGCGCGCATCTGGGACTTGACCGCCCCTCTGCTGGCGCGGCGCGGCTTCCGTGTGGTGGCGCTCGATCAGCGCGGTCATGGCGAGAGCGACAAGCCAGATCACGGCTACACCTTTGAGGAGATTCTGGCCGACGATCACGCCGTTGCTGCCGCTCTGGGGCTGGAGCGCCCTGTCGTCGTGGGGCATTCCTGGGGTGGAGGCGTCGTGCTGAACTACGCGGCGACCTATCCGCAGGACACCCACGCGATTGTGCTGGTGGATGGCGGCTTTACGCAGATGGGCCAGCGGGCAGGCTGGACTAAAGAGCGCATGCTGAAAGAACTGGCCCCGCCGCAGTTTGCCGGAACGCCCGCCGGAACGTTCCTGACGTTTCCGCAGCGCGGGCCGCTGGCGGAGGTCTGGAGTCCACAGCTTGAAGACATCTTCTTGCATATCGTCGAACTGCGCGCCGATGGGACGGTTGCCCCGCGCCTTTCGCTGGCAAACCATCTCCAGATTCTGGAAGCGATGTGGGAGCAGCCCACGCTGGCGCTGTATGACCACGTGACCTGTCCGATTCTGCTGGTCTGCCCGGAGCAGCAGGCGGCAGATGATCGTCAGCGCCAGTTTCAGGCCGCCAAGCGCGAGGGCATTGCGCGCATCCTGGCGGCGCATCCTGCGGTTCGCGTCGAGTATCTGGCCGATACCGTCCATGACGCGCCACTTCAGCGGCCAGCGGTTCTCGCGGGATTGATCGCGCAGATGGCCGGGGCGCCGCAGTAGGCTTGCCGCCTGTAGCGCCGCCGTCCTGTAGCGCCGCCTTCCAGGCGGCAGGAGGGGCTGCGGGGCGCCTGTAGCGCCGCCGTCCCGGCGGCCACCGCTGCGCCAGGGCGAACGCTCGCCTTCAGGGGCGGCGGACCAGCAAGCCAGCGTCTAGCCGCCGGGACGGCGGCGGTACACGGGAAGCGTTCTGCTAACCGCCTGCGTGTCCATGCAGTAATTGCTGGTAGAACCGCTCATAGTCGTCGAGCATGCGGGTCAGGCTGAAATATCGCTGGGCGCGGGCGCGGCAGGCGGAGCGTGAAAGCGAAGAGGCCGAGACGACGGCGCGCGCGGCAGCGTCAATGTCACCAGGGGAAATAAGGAAACCCGTTTCGCCATCCTTGATGATCTCTGGCAGCGCGCCGCGCGCGTAGGCGATGACGGGGCAGCCAGCCGCCATTGCTTCGGCGGCAACCAGGCCGAAGGGTTCTTCCCAGTCAATAGGCAGCAGCACCGCGGTGGCATGGCCCATCAACGCCCAGAGGTCGGGGCGCGGAAGCTGCCCCACATATTCCAGGTCGTGCTTGTGCGCGTGAAGCTGGGGCTGAATGGCTTGCTCGAAATAGGTTGAGTCGTAGATGCCACCGGCCAGGCTCAGACGGCGGCCCGCCCGGCGGGCGATCTTGATGGCGTCGGCGACGCCTTTCTCTGGCGAGAGGCGTCCGGCAAATAAAACGCAGCCATCCGCGTCGGGTTCCGGGCCAAAGGGGATAGCATCGGTATCAATGCCGTTAGGAATGATGGTATCCAGCGGGACAAAGGGGCGATACGTCTCCGCGCACGCCTGGGAAACGGTGATAAATCTGGTCGGGTTGCCTGTTTCGTGCAGTTCGCGCAGGAGCGCGTTGATTTCTGGATTGACGGCGGGCAGATGCAGCGTGTGGACAACGGGGCGCTGCCGCGCCAGCAGCGCGCCAAAAGCAAAAGAGGGCCAGTCGAAGGCATGGGCGTGAATCAGATCATACGCGCTTAGCTCCTGCTGAAGCAGGGTGAAGACGCGCAGAAAGCCATCGGCGCTGCGAAAGAAGGCGCCGTCGGGCGGCTCGCTTTCGCCTTCAGCGTCGGCGGCAGTTTCATGGAAGCTGGCCGGGCGTAACTGGCGCCAGTCAATTCCTGGGTCGCGCACCGTGACGCCGGGGTCTGGAATGGACGAGCCAGAGGCGGCAAAAAGGGTGATCTGATGGCCGCGCGCGGCCATGCCGGCGGCCAGATCGGCCAGCAGCGCCTGCGCTCCCCCCATAAACGGCGGCGCGATGGGTGAGATGAGCGGGGCTACAAGAGCGATACGCAACGTTCTTCTCTCCTCTCCCTTCCCTGGCTGAACCTTCGCGGGCCAGCCTGCTGAACGAAAGTCCTACTGCTTACAAACCCTACACAAATCCTACTCCTTACCATATGCTTGAAACATTGAACGTTATTTGACGATGTGCTTGATGCGGTGAGAGCTATGGGCCTTCTCTATCAGAAGACGCCTGCTGCCCCCGGACTTGTTGTGCCTGCCAATGGCTGTGTTATAATCTGCCTGGCCTTTTTAATAGGTAGTCTAGGAAACCAGTGAGTCACGGTGTATCGTAGCAGAAAGGATTCCTGTATGGCAATGGCAGCATGTTGGAAATGTGGCGCGCAGGTGGCCGGGCCGACGTGCCAGACGTGCGGCGCGGCACAGCAGGCGAGCGGAACGCAAGCCCCGCCTGCTTACGCCCCTGGAGGGCAGCCAGTGGTGAGCCAGGCTTCAGTGTCGGTCCGTTCGCACCAGCCGATGGCGGGCGCCCCCGGCGGCCCATATCCGCCAGCCGGTCAGGCGAGTGGCTGGCAGGGCTATCAGCCGCCAGGCTATCAGCAGCAGGGGTATCAACAGCCAGGGTATCAGCCGCCGTCGGCCTACCAGCAGCAGCAGGCGTATCTTGGAACGCCGCCTGCTTCGCCAGCCATCGGCCAGCAAGGCGGCCTGGACCCAATGGGCCTGGTCCTGGGGTTGGCTGGTGGCCTGGTCGGAGGTATTGTTGGCGCAATCATCTGGGCTTTTTTCTTGCAGCTCACGAAGACCAATTTCACCTTTCTCGCGCTGGGGCTTGGCTTTCTGGTGGGGCTTGGCGTGCTGCTGGGCGCGCGCGGGCAGCGACATATTGTGCTGGCGGTCCTGGCGGGCGTGCTGGGTCTGCTGTCGTTCTTCCTGGCGCTGTATTTCCGCTTGAGCCTGGCGCTGGCTGATATTCTCGGCGAGGGGAACAGCCTGTTTGCGCTCCCTTTTGGTGATTTCTTCGATGTACTCAAACTCTACCTGCAAGATAACGCTATTAACTATCTCTATTTCGTCCTGGTGCCTTTGATCGCGGCGGGGACTGCGTTCGGGGGCCTTAATCAGCGACGTTCGGCTCGCCGCCGCCGCTAGCCCTTGATAAGCTGGCAGAACAGGCCGCAGGCCAGGTGAGTATCGCCTGGCCTGCGGCCTGTTCTATCCATCAGGCGTTGCTGAAGATGGGCAGGTTGATGCCGCTGAGGTGGCGGGCGTCGTCGCTGGCAAGGAAAAAGAGGATGCGCGCCAGATCGTCGGGGGTCATGCCAGCTTTCAGGCCCGGCGCGGCCTGGCGCAGCATCTCGGTATCCACCGCGCCGGGGCTGACGGCCAGCACGCGGATATGATGGGGCTGGCCTTCTACTGCCAGAATCTCGCTCAGCCCGGCCACCGCGTATTTCGAGACGTTATAGGCGCTCAGGCCGGGGAACTTCTCGACGTTGGGGAAGCCGGAGAGCGAGGAGATGTTGATGATAACGCCGCTACCCTGCGGAATCATGACATCGAAGGCGCGCCGACAGCAGAGGACCGCGCCGCGCAGATTGACTTCCATGACCTTATCCCAGGTTTTTATCGTCATTTCGGCGAAGGGCTGCTTCACCAGCATGGCCGCCGCGTTGATGAGGACATCAATCCGGCCAAAGTGTTCCAGGGCGGCAGCGAAGAGCGCGCCGACATCCGAGGCGCTGCTGACATCGCAGCGCATGCCCAGGACGCTGCCGCCCGCCGCGCTGATGCTCTGAGCCGTTGCTTGAATCTGGCTGATGGTGCGGGCGCAGATAACGACGTGATAGCCCTGCGCGGCAAAATGCTGGGCGGTGGCGCGCCCAACGCCGCGCCCGGCTCCGGTGATGAGCGCAACAGGCTGGGGAGTCTTTGCTGTATTCATAGCGGATATTATAGCACGCGGCGCTTGCTAGCAAGCGCCCACCAGACACCAACGGGTCTGTATCGCGCAAACAGGCGATACAGACCCGTTGTCTGGCAGCGGTTTAAGGTGTTACTGCTGCGGCCACTGGCCCGGAGGCTGCTGGCCTGGGCCGGACTGTGGGTAATTGCCGGGCTGCTGCGGTGGGTAGCCCTGCGGCGGGTACTGGGTGTTTTGCGGGCCGCCCATCGGGCCAGG comes from the Ktedonobacterales bacterium genome and includes:
- a CDS encoding transposase; translation: MPSRKTFKYRISPTARQEQTLLFFLRRCRDLYNAGLEQRRTYYQMRHASLSCYAQINELPDLKQTYPAYQDVPSHVLQDVLRRLDKAFAAFFRRIRNGDTPGYPRFKSATRYQSFTYPDVAGWKLHGDRLALAGVGDVKVRLHREMQRTIKTVTIRRDIDQWYVTFSCEVAEEPPLPPTTAAVGLDLGVLHFATLSTGEQIENPRQYRKGLKRLKRLSQVKDRRKYGSHRRKRAAIALAKAHRKVRNQRHNFHHQLSRRLVDEYGLLAMEDLSILNMTATPEAKPDPDHEGAYLPNGAAAKAGLNQSILDAGWGQFQQFCIVKAERAGRRVVLVDPKYTSQLCSGCGTIVKKELSERWHSCACGAELDRDHNAALNMLFRGQEVAHDATAS
- the panC gene encoding pantoate--beta-alanine ligase, whose product is MQIINTVAEMQALARRWATDESVGLVPTMGYLHDGHLSLARAARQECARVVVSIFVNPTQFGPREDLSRYPRDLPRDLALLEQAGADYIFTPAADDVYAPGFACYVDPVGPLVERLEGASRPGHFRGVATVVAKLFQVVCPQRAYFGQKDAQQVAVIRQLIVDLHFALTLRVLPTVREADGLAMSSRNAYLSPEERQAATILYQALQEARRLVDAGEQNTDILRAALARVIAREPRAHLDYADVCDPNTMLALPRIAPDQPVLLALAARVGPARLIDNFLRHSDGAWDGD
- a CDS encoding HIT family protein; translated protein: MGWRLRAVTASAARDGGASSNWKRERNPMDDCVFCKIIAGQIPAAVVYRDETVMAFMSLQQLTEGHTLVIPIRHFRNIYELPDDLAGPLLSAAARIARAIKREFKPDGMWVSQFNEPAAGQSVFHFHIHVIPRYLNDAALKGFRLPEPSDMATLQALAARVQAGLA
- a CDS encoding UvrD-helicase domain-containing protein, translating into MTIPREGTKLDLLTGLNAPQQEAVTHGEGPLLILAGPGSGKTRVITHRIAYLLREQDVPPWGLLAVTFTNKAAREMRERLDKLVGARARDLTIGTFHAICARILRREGNQTGVIPSNFAIFDDDDQTTLAKQAVLNLDLNDKQYQPRSMLSAISRAKNELMGPLQFAEQARKYYDEIVARVYKEYQRLLQHNNAVDFDDLILLTHTLWRQHPDVLERYQARYRFLHIDEFQDTNIAQYKLVMLLGKGTPENPGHRNVCVVGDEDQGIYSWRGADVRNILAFEQDFPEARVILLEQNYRSTQPILDAARQVVQHNLSRKDKRLWTETRGGERILVHEAYNEEEEGQWVANEIRRLVARGEVKLKDCAVMYRTNAQSRALEEQFIRAGVPYKVIGSKRFYERKEIKDVLSYLRLLLNPSDTFSLKRIINVPNRKIGPKTLDELLKWADMQKLPVCEALRTIQDHPTLNTAGKRALVNFCAILDNLLAAAATERLPDLIEQILNQTGYRSELSGGSEEGEERLRNVRELQRVAMDYSEIEPGTALQLFLEQVALVGGADVVQTSGDERARLAQEDADAATLITLHAAKGLEFPAVFIVGMEEGLLPHGRSLMDIKQLEEERRLAYVGITRAMKRLYLVRAFRRTFYGSFGEAGGSVMEPSRFLMDIPEHLVDGRQSMPRSRASGSVSLPRSVPGGATMDAPPSNRSRGGWAARASGPGGWGYSSQIARELAEDETPSATPDRPPAEPSGPQFHAGDRVKHRVYGVGTVVSSMQEHDNELVEVDFGERFGKKTLDVSFARLEKM
- a CDS encoding alpha/beta hydrolase, whose translation is MQEQAADVTLEDATVEARGLRFHYRAWQPAAGAASGLPPLLLIHGLASAARIWDLTAPLLARRGFRVVALDQRGHGESDKPDHGYTFEEILADDHAVAAALGLERPVVVGHSWGGGVVLNYAATYPQDTHAIVLVDGGFTQMGQRAGWTKERMLKELAPPQFAGTPAGTFLTFPQRGPLAEVWSPQLEDIFLHIVELRADGTVAPRLSLANHLQILEAMWEQPTLALYDHVTCPILLVCPEQQAADDRQRQFQAAKREGIARILAAHPAVRVEYLADTVHDAPLQRPAVLAGLIAQMAGAPQ
- a CDS encoding glycosyltransferase, whose amino-acid sequence is MRIALVAPLISPIAPPFMGGAQALLADLAAGMAARGHQITLFAASGSSIPDPGVTVRDPGIDWRQLRPASFHETAADAEGESEPPDGAFFRSADGFLRVFTLLQQELSAYDLIHAHAFDWPSFAFGALLARQRPVVHTLHLPAVNPEINALLRELHETGNPTRFITVSQACAETYRPFVPLDTIIPNGIDTDAIPFGPEPDADGCVLFAGRLSPEKGVADAIKIARRAGRRLSLAGGIYDSTYFEQAIQPQLHAHKHDLEYVGQLPRPDLWALMGHATAVLLPIDWEEPFGLVAAEAMAAGCPVIAYARGALPEIIKDGETGFLISPGDIDAAARAVVSASSLSRSACRARAQRYFSLTRMLDDYERFYQQLLHGHAGG
- a CDS encoding SDR family oxidoreductase, coding for MNTAKTPQPVALITGAGRGVGRATAQHFAAQGYHVVICARTISQIQATAQSISAAGGSVLGMRCDVSSASDVGALFAAALEHFGRIDVLINAAAMLVKQPFAEMTIKTWDKVMEVNLRGAVLCCRRAFDVMIPQGSGVIINISSLSGFPNVEKFPGLSAYNVSKYAVAGLSEILAVEGQPHHIRVLAVSPGAVDTEMLRQAAPGLKAGMTPDDLARILFFLASDDARHLSGINLPIFSNA